A single Dermacentor albipictus isolate Rhodes 1998 colony chromosome 3, USDA_Dalb.pri_finalv2, whole genome shotgun sequence DNA region contains:
- the LOC135898747 gene encoding very long chain fatty acid elongase 7-like, giving the protein MASLVMDLVELLKSHADPRTKDFPLIGNPTMVLTLIAGYLYVVKVWGPRFMEDRKAYDLKRVIMAYNACMVALNVFFFYKFLSHSYLGGGYSWLCQGIDFKDPGSITIVSYCWWYFMVRILDFADTLFFLLRKKYSHISFLHVVHHSLVVWNGWLFITFGADGQGIMGVCINSFIHIVMYTYYFLSALGPSVQKYLWWKKYITTMQIVQFAVFIAFVCVPLFKDCGYPRFLTYLAASQCCFFLVLFVNFYIHTYVRTRKGEVHFFCGNYEATSRATVPAKEGEQPTTNGRRVLTNGAVANGNGHVNGCCNGAGLKKREAKIRTH; this is encoded by the coding sequence ATGGCCAGCCTTGTCATGGACCTGGTGGAACTGCTCAAGTCGCACGCCGACCCCCGCACTAAGGACTTTCCGTTGATCGGCAACCCAACGATGGTGCTGACCCTTATCGCCGGTTACCTGTACGTGGTCAAGGTGTGGGGGCCCCGGTTCATGGAGGACCGCAAGGCCTACGACCTCAAGCGCGTCATCATGGCTTACAACGCCTGCATGGTGGCGCTCAACGTGTTCTTCTTCTACAAGTTCCTTTCGCACTCGTACTTGGGCGGTGGTTACAGCTGGCTGTGCCAGGGTATCGACTTCAAAGACCCCGGGTCGATCACCATCGTGTCCTACTGCTGGTGGTACTTCATGGTGCGAATCCTGGACTTCGCCGACACGCTCTTCTTCCTTCTGCGCAAGAAGTATAGCCACATTTCGTTCCTACACGTCGTCCACCACAGCCTGGTCGTCTGGAATGGCTGGCTCTTCATCACGTTCGGCGCCGACGGCCAGGGCATCATGGGCGTCTGTATAAACTCGTTCATCCACATCGTCATGTACACCTACTACTTCCTGTCCGCCCTGGGACCCTCCGTGCAGAAGTACCTGTGGTGGAAGAAGTACATCACCACCATGCAGATCGTCCAGTTCGCCGTCTTCATCGCTTTCGTCTGCGTGCCCCTGTTCAAGGACTGCGGATACCCGCGCTTCCTGACCTACCTTGCCGCGTCACAATGCTGCTTCTTCCTGGTGCTGTTTGTCAACTTTTACATTCACACCTACGTGAGAACAAGAAAGGGCGAAGTGCATTTTTTCTGCGGCAACTACGAGGCCACTTCGCGGGCCACCGTGCCGGCCAAGGAAGGCGAGCAGCCAACGACGAATGGAAGGAGAGTACTCACCAACGGTGCCGTCGCGAACGGCAACGGTCACGTAAATGGCTGCTGCAACGGTGctggacttaagaagagggaagCCAAGATACGCACCCATTAG